The segment CAATAAAATGGAAAAAACCGTAGTGGTTTCGGTTGAACGGTTGGTAAAACATCCGGTTTACCAAAAGTTTATCCGTAAAAAGGACAAATTCATGGCCCACGATGAAGGAAATGAATGCCGTATCGGGGATCGGGTTTTACTGACGGAGACGCGTCCTCTAAGTAAGCAGAAGCGATTTAAGGTCAGCAAGATCGAAAAGAAAATGGAGTAGAAGGCAGGGTGATCCCTTATGATACAGACACAAACTCAATTAGATGTAGCCGATAATTCTGGAGCTAAAAAAGTATTTTGTATTCGGGTGTTGGGTGGAACCCGCCGTCGATATGCCCGGGTCGGGGATATAATCGTGGTTTCCGTTAAGGAAGCCATCCCGAATGCCAAGGTTAAAAAAGGGGATGTCATGAAGGC is part of the Deltaproteobacteria bacterium genome and harbors:
- the rpsQ gene encoding 30S ribosomal protein S17 — its product is MKQRGSHKTLTGTVVSNKMEKTVVVSVERLVKHPVYQKFIRKKDKFMAHDEGNECRIGDRVLLTETRPLSKQKRFKVSKIEKKME